GGTGGGCTGTCGGGCACAGGCGTGTGTGTGCGTGGGGGGTCCAGGTGGGCTGTCGGGCACAGACATGTGTGTGCGTGGGGGGTCCAGGTGGGCTGTCGGGCACAGACGTGTGTGTGCCTGGGGGGTCCAGGTGGGCTGTCGGGCACAGACGTGTGTGTGCGTGGGGGGTCCAGGTGGGCTGTCGGGCACAGACGTGTGTGTGCGTGGGGGGTCCAGGTGGGCTGTCGGGCACAGACGTGTGTGTGCGTGGGGGGTCCAGGTGGGCTGTCGGGCACAGGCGTGTGTGTGCGTGGGGGGTCCAGGTGGGCTGTCGGGCACAGGCGTGTGTGTGCGTGGGGGGTCCAGGTGGGCTGTCGGGCAcaggcgtgtgtgtgtggggggggtccAGGTGGGCTGTCGGGCACAGGCGTGTGTGTGCGTGGGGGGTCCAGGTGGGCTGTCGGGCACAGGCGTGTGTGTGCACAGACGTGTGCGTGTGGGGTCCAGGTGGGCTGTCGGGCACAGGCGTGTGTGTGCGTGGGGGGTCCAGGTGGGCTGTCGGACACAGacgtgtgtgtggggggggggtccAGGTGGGCTGTCGGGCACAGACGTTTGTGTGCGTGGGGGGTCCAGGTGGGCTGTCAGGCACAGACGTGTGCGTGTGGGGTCCAGGTGGGCTGTCGGGCACAGGCGTGTGGGGGGGGGGGTCCAGGTGGGCTGTCGGGCACGGGCGAGTGcgttgtgtgtggggggggggtccAGGTGGGCTGTCGGGCACAGGCGAGTGTGGGGGGAGTGCAGCCAGTGCTCCTGCTCGTGTGTCCAGTGTGTGCCATGGGTGTCcacccaggcccagggccttAACCCCGGCCCCTTCAGCCTCTCCCTGCTGTCTGGGAAGACACAGCTCCCATTGGTGGGAGATGGGACACAACTCCTGGGGCCACATATCTGAGCTGCCCCAGGAACACTAGGTCCTCACGCTGCACCCTGTTCAAGGCAGCCTCAGGCCCCAGCCTCCCCCTCTCCCAGGGCTCACGCGGGGGCCGAGTGTCACATGCAGGACACTCCAGTTGGTGTCTCCCTCTGGAGCTCTTGGGCCAGGGCTGTCACCTGGGTCCCTGCTGTGGGCCCCCAGTGGGCACATAGGGTGGGTAGGGTGGTGGCCAGGGTGTGTGGGAGACAAGCCCTACCCTCTGGGCCCAGGcagcctcctccaggaaggcagAGGATGGCACCTTTGAAGTGCCAGGagtccctgcctgcctgctctGGTTCTGGGTGACGGTGGCGGGGGCAGGAGGCACCCAGGCCAGGCACCATCACTGACCTCTGGGGACatccaggtgggggtgggggtgaggtcaGCTGCTCTTCCAGGATGGGTCAGGGGCTAGGGTCCCAGGAGCTGAGCGGCGGATGCTGTGGTCACCCCTTCCAGGGGCCCTCCAGCTCCCCTCAGCCCCAAGCACCTTGGTGCTGCCTTGCACACAAGGGACACACATGCTCACGAGTGCCGTTGGCACTCCAGCTCTGCTGCCCTCCAGGGCCCCAGGCCCAGTGAGGAGGAGCTGAGGGATCTAATTCTCCGATTCCTTGCTGGCCACACAACCTCCCTCAGCCAGGAACCCCAGAGCTGCCCACCCTCCCCCGCTGCCGGCTCCAGCCAGGTCTGGCTGCAGCAGCCCCTCCTGAAGGGTCACACTGGTCCCAGGGACTCCCTCGGGGAAAACTGAGGCCTCCAGCCAGCCCTGCCAGCTGTACAGAGTCTGGGTCAGGTGGGTGCCGCTGGTCCAGGCCTGTGCTGTGTGGGTGGGCACGGGTGCAACTGAAGCCAAAGGTGCTTTCCACACACGGCCATCTTCCCGCGGGGGTTCACGGAGCCCCCAAAATGGTTTTCAGAAAAGCTCTGTCTCGGAACACAGGAATAAGAAGTCCCCTGCCCGCAGGGGTCCCCACGTCCCGGTGCTCACCTGCCTGCTCCACCTTGTGTGTGGCGGAGAGCAGGGGGACAGacgaaagagagaaagagaaagggaagagaaaatagaaaacaggaaagTGAACTGactccagcagcagcagctgctaaGGCCTCACAGCTCGGGCCCGGCCATGCTGCGGAGAAAGCTGGATCCGGTGGCAGCCCCGGCACGTGCCGCAGTGGGGTTCCTCTGAGTCCCAAACCCAGCAAGCCTCCAGCAGCGCCCGCAGGCCCCATGCACCGGGAAGCCCAGTTCTGGCCCCTGAGTGCAGGGCTCCCAGACgcctggggtgggggtagggagcaGGGAGGGTGACACAGCTCCCTGCCCGCCGCTCCCACCCCAAAAAGGCCGCCTCTGATCCAGGCTGCCAGAAGTCGCTGCGTCCTGTCCTTTCTCGGCCAGGGGAAAGGCTCTGTGCAAAGGGCTCCTGGGGGCGGCGATGGTGAAAACTAAGGTGTCCCATGTCCTCTGCTCTTTACAACTTCGAACTATGAAAAACGAGCCAGCAGATTCCCGTCCGAGAATGTGCCCAAGGCTCCCCGCCCCTCCTTGGGGAGAGATGGCCTGTGTCAGCGAAGGCCCGGGCCGGGCGGCTGAGCCACCCGTGGCTGCCTGGAACCCGCCTGTCCCTGCCGGCATAGTCTCTTCAACTCCATCTTCCGCCCCCCATTTCTGTAATTCCCACCAGCATTCTCCTCCACAGAGATGCCTTCACGGCCAGCTCCCCTGCTGGGATTCTGCTTGAACTCCCGCAGAGACCCAAAATCAAAGGGGGAGGCGGCAGGGACTGACGGAGGACTcgccttcctctcttcctccaggTCTCTCCGCTTGAAACGATAAAACAAACTCAGGAGACTCACTCACAGAGGATTCCGTCCCGTCCCCAGAAAGAACCTCCGCTTACCCCCGATGGAAAAGCGGCACAGCCCCCTCGCAAGAAAGGCGAGTTTGGGAGCCCTTGCAGGCCAGAAGCCCTCTCTCCAAATTTGCAAACCACGGACCCTCGCCTGCCTCTCTTCCGGCAGTGAAGGGAGGGAACCATCAACGACGTGTCCTGCAGCCACCCTGGGCCCTGTGAACTGAGATTTCTGGGGTACTGCCTCCTCCCCGGTGCTCCCAGTCCATGCCCAGCCAGCCGTTCAGAGGAGCAAGGGCAGGCTGCGCCTTCAGGTGGGAGACGGGCAGACTCCGAGGGCTGGGGACAGTTCTGGCCACCAGGATGCAGCGGTGTGTCCCACCAAGGACACCTCCTGCCCTGCACCCCCAGCCTGCCTCAGTGACTCTCCCCAAAAGCCCCTCGGCCTTCTTTGCCGAGGGCAGACGCAGAGGGCACAGGTCTGCGGGGTGCGGGCCGGCTAACGCTGCCTCGCTGCTCAGTTTCTCCCTGGTCCTGCCGTCACCCAGGGCCCGTCCGTCACCCAGGGCCAGCACAAAGCCCAATGCAGGGCCCTCCTCTTCCTTCAATTCAGGGAGAAACACGACAAAACTGAAAGCCACCGACCAACCAGCCAGGCTGCAGTGACTTGGATCTGAAcagatttattttgtgtatttttttctttttctcagtttcGTAGCAAATGAAAAAAGAACTCAACGAAAACCAACTACACAACAAAACTTTCAACGAGTCGGCACGCCTTCCACTCCGAGTGCTCAGGGGAGGGGTGCGGAGCGGCTGGAATCCCACTGATGGCCCCTGAGGGCCTCCGAAAACGGGCAGATCCCCCAGGCGCCTGGCCCAGCCTACAGGGCCCGGAGCACCCGCCTCCTCGCCCTCTCTCCCGGCTAGTCCAAAGAGCGACGAAGCATTAAAGAAAGATTCCACAAACAAAACGAAacacaatttaaattaaaataaaaacccttTCTCCACCCGCCCCATACCAGAAGGCTCTGGCCCAAGcctcctcttaaaaaaaattttttctgctAGAAATACTGtgcattacttttttctttcacttctctTGAAGGTTAAAACAAGATGTATTTCCCCAGGAGTTACAGATATGTTCTGGTGCATAGAGAGACAGCAGCTCGGGATCCGGGCCAGCCCCCACCCGACAGAGCACAGGActcatcccccctccccccacccccggtTGAGCATAGTAGGACAGCAGGCCTGGACACAGCACGGGTGACGTCCCTGGCTTCGACCTCCAAGGAACGCCGGTAGCAGGGTCGGGGGCAAGCGGGGAGGGGGCAGGCAGGGGCCGGGCCCCTCCTGGCGAGCGACTCATGCTGTGACTCGCGACTGAGGGCGGACCCCGGCTGGGGAAGGAAGGGGCTTCCTCCAAGGTTTTCTTTTCTAATCACCaagcataaaaattataaatacttcGAAAATAAGACCGATTTTAAAACGGGGAGGGGAAGttaaaaaaggcaaggaaagggaggctgagaagagaACGAAGGAGGGCGGGGGCAGGCAGGGGCTACCCGGGAAGGGACGGCAGCGCGATCCCTCTAGGCTGGCAGGGCGAAGGTGGGAACGGAGAACCACGTTCAACGTATGTACAAGCGGACGCTTGGAAAGAAGTTAGACCTGGCTCAAGTTTCCTTAGAAATCACCGTTCTCCGCTCAACCTCAGGACGGCGACCCCGGCCGACGCGCGCGAACGGGGACCGGGAGCGAAGGGGCCTCCAGCCCCGCGCCCGCAGACTTGGCAGCGGGGCcagcacggccgggccgggcctggtGTCCACGTCCTGTACCGCGGAGTCCGAGCCGAGGCCCCGAGAGGCCTGCGCGAACTTGTCCCCGGCGACGGCGGCGCGGGCTCGGGGTCCGGCGCCTACAGGAAGAAGTCGGGCGCGCCCTTGGCCCCGCCGGGACCGGCCTGCGGCGGCGAAGGCTCCCGCGGGAAACCGGCCCCGCCCGCGCTCCCGGGGCCGCCCCGGCCCGCCAGCTTCTCGTATTTCTCCTTGTACAGGTCCCGCTCTTTGGCCAGGCGCCCCACCTCCAGCTTCAGCTGCTCCACCTGGCTCTGGAGTTGGCACTTCTCGCTCTCCAGAATGTGCCGCTGCTGCACCCGCTTGAAGCGGCAGGACTGAGCGTAGCCGCGGTTCTTGAGCGTGCGCCGCTTCTGCTTGAGCCGGATGACCTCCTCCTTGCTGAAGCCGCGGAGCTGCCGGTTCAGCTCGCGCACCGACATGGACACCAGCTGGTCGTCGGAGAAGCGCTCCTCCAGGCGCACGTGGTGGCCCGCGCCACCGCCGTGTCCCGCGCcgccatggtggtggtggtggtggtggtgggcggcgtggtggtggtgggcggCGTGGTGCGCGCCGTGGTGGTGGCCGGCGCCCATGTCGTCCGCTCCGCCGCCGCCCGCGAAGCCCGGGCCGCGGAAAGCCTCGTAGGCTGCGGCGGCCGCCGGGTGGTGCGCGCCGTGGTGCGCGCCGTGGTGGCCGCTGCCGATGAGCGCCTCCACCGCGTCCTCGGGCGTCAGGTTGAGCGCCTCGGGGTTGAGGTGATGCTGGTAGCCGCTCATCCAGTACAGATCCTCCAGCGCCGGCTTCCCCGAGGTGCCCCCGACGGCGCCGGGGCCCCCGCTCGGCGGCCCGGGGGCGCCCCCGGCCTGAgacgcgccgccgccgccccccgcgccgccgccgccggtgCCCGGGCTGGGCGCGCAGAAGCTGGGCGAGGAGGGCACGGAGGAGCAGGGCGTGCTGAGCGGCGTCGAGGACAGCGAGCCTGGCGGCAGGCGGTGGCAGAAGCGCTCGGCCTCGGGCGGCTCCTTCTTCACCTCGAACTTCATCAGGTCGAAGTCGTTGACGTACTCGATGGCCAGCGGGCTGCTGGGCAGCTCGGCGCCCATCGCCAGCTCCGCGGCCATCGCCCGGGGCCCGCGCCCGGCCGCGCCCCGACGGGCGGCGTGGGAGTGGGGGGGGGAGCTGCAGGCCTCTCCCCCCCCTGCTCCCCGCGGGCGGCGGTcccggcgggggcgggggggcgcCGGCGCGGGGCGGCGGCGCCGAGGGGCGCAGGGAAAAGTTTCACGTGGTCAACTCCGGGGCGGCGCGCTAGGGGCACCGCTGGCCAGGTGTCTCGGGCGACCCCGGGCCCGCGTCGCCGCCTCCTCCCCGCggccgccgcctcgggctgctcTGGGCCCGCTCCCGCGCCCCACCCGCGCCGCCGGCCGGCCCCGCCTCCCACGGCTAAACGCGAAGCCGCGCGCGCCCCTTTATAGAGCCGGGTGCCTGGGCCCGCCTCCCCGGGAGGGGCGCGCGCCCCCGGGCCAATCGGAGCCCCAGCCCCGCCGCCCTCATTTGCTTATCCCCATGGCAACTCAGAGCCCAGCTGTCAATCTCCTGCGGGAAACAGCTGTGGGAAGGGGTAGGGACGGGCCGCCGGCTAGAGGAGAGGGCAGGGCCCTCTGGTGGCCATCACGGGGCACTGCACGGGCAGAGGGCGCGCCGCCTCAGGGGACAACTGCGGTCTCCAGGGGCCTCAGCTCCCAGACCCGGCGGCCGGAGAGTCCGGGGAAGCAGACGGGGACCGCGCCCGGGGACCCCCTCGGGGCCTCGTCCGCCTCGGGCCACGCGGCGGGACGCCCCCTCGGCCCCCTGGGTTTGCGGCCGGGCCTGGGGGCCGGGGGCAGCTCCGctagcggcggcggcggcagcgggaCCTCCGGGCCTCTGGACACGGGTGACACCGCGCGGCCCGGCAGAGCGCGGCGCGCTGAGCCGGTTATTTTTAGCCCGCGGCTCAGGCGCGTTCAGGAATTTGGTCAACAAAGTTGCCGGCACCTCCGGGCACCGGGAAGCACGGGGCGGGCGGAGGGGGACACACGCGTGTGGGGCGGCGCGAGGGGCCGGGGACGGAGGGCCGGCGTGTGGGGGGCCGCGGAGAGCGCAGGACTGTGGGGGTCGCGGGACAACGCGGGTGGGTGCgagcggcgggggcggggcccaCGGGCTGGCAGCCCCTCAGGGCGTTAGGAATCCCCGCCCAAGCGGCCCACCACTGCCCACTTTCGCCCCCCGCAGGGCTGGAGGCGCCTTGCTGGGCCTGGAGTGGGACGGGGGTAACTGAGACGGGAAGGCGGGGATTTCCACCTGGCGGCCGTGCACCTGCTGGGAGGAGACGGCTCGGGTTCACGGGGCAAAGGAGGTGACGATGGGCGGTGGGCCTGTGACCTCAGGTCCCCGACACCAGCGAGCCGGGTGATGGGAGGGTTGCGCCAGGAGTTACAAGGCCGGTGACCCGAAGTGGGCCTATTGTTTCTTCTCGAAATTCTCTCCATTGCTGTTCTATGActtcagcaattaaaaaaaaaaaaagtctaaaatgtAACCACCTGTGTAGAGAAAAAAAGCCTGGAAGGAGTTGCGCAGAGGCCACAGGGAGGCCTGGTCACGGCGCCGCAGATTTAGTACCAGGCCCTCACCTCCTTCCCTCTACAAAGATCTATTGTTTTGTAACAAGAAGACGGTCTTGAAGTGAGGACTGAACATCTGCTTCCTAAGGTGTCTCGGGGTGTCCCTGGCCCTTCCCTGGGCCCTCCCACTCCTctgggcagagctgggactgcTGATTTGGGAAGACCAGGCCTTCCTCCCTGCAAGGGAGGGCCAAGGACAGCATGAGGACCCACCTGCAGGGACCCCTCTCCCCCGATCCTGTCCCGGAGGGGGCTCTGAGCTCCCCACCcttctacagatgaagaaatgaagtgGGCATGCAGCAGAGCCAAGTCCCCACACTGGGTACCTGGACTTGAGACCACACGAGTGGTCAGCCAGCCAGGGGTGTGGGGTTTCCTTATGGCACCCCGTGTTGAGAGGGAGGCCCGGGAAGGGAGGATGCCACCGCGCAGTGGAGCTGGTGGTAGTCCAGGTTGTCTGCACCTGCAGCCCCACGAGAGGCCTTGGGGCTACAGGGCCCTCCCACGGCCCCTCCAAGGGTTTAGCAGCATTTCTGGGCACCACACCCTGGAGGCCCTGGGGCACACTGGAAAGGGGGttgaggaggaaagagagagtgtTTGCActgggctgtgtccccactgtcccccccccccccccaccgcccATCGCACTGTGGCTCCTGCCAGGCCAAGTAGACCAGGAGAGGGTGTTTGGTCACCAGCCCAGGAGGACTCCAGCACACCCGTGGGAATGAAGGAGACGCCTGACCCCAGGCTGTTGCAGTGGGAACCTTCCCAGGGGCCACAGCTCTGACCTCAGGCTGAGGGACGCTGACCCCACAGCCATGCTTGGACTCAGTGGCACCCCCATCCCGCCACCACCCACAGGAAACCTAAGTGCCTCATCTTGCTCTGAGAGGTGGGAGAAGGTGGTGGAGGCTGGGGTGGCCTCAAAGATTGACCCCAACCCATCCGCCCCAAGCCTGCCAAGCCCTCCTTGAGGCTTGGTGCTGTCACCACCAAGCCAGGATGGCTCCCTAGAATTTGCCTGTGCTCCGCTGTTCCCTGGGCTCCCAGAGGCGCTTTCCCTTCCCACCAGCCTCCCAACCCAAGGGCTTCTCACACCCTCCAAACTTTCAGCATTTGGTCCTCAGAATTCTGCAGGGGCAGTCTGTGTGGCTGGGTAACTCAATGCACCCAACAGGCTTCTCTTGAGCACCTAGCGTATGTCAGCCAGCCTGCCTAGGGGGCACATCCCATCAGGGAGGTGGCCAGGGTCCCTTGTTGAGAAGCCCCCTGGAGCTTGATGGCACAAGTATTATTTCATCCATGGGCTCTGTAAGGGGGAGATGTGTCCTGGGAATAGGGGCACAGCTTGCCTCTGGTCCTGACAGCTGGGAGGACTTGGGGGTTGGGGTAACGGGACAGCTGATGGATGGTGCCACTGGGCAGGGTCTTCACACCCAGGCCTGGCAGATGGTGACAGCTGTCGG
This genomic stretch from Pan paniscus chromosome 7, NHGRI_mPanPan1-v2.0_pri, whole genome shotgun sequence harbors:
- the MAFA gene encoding transcription factor MafA, with product MAAELAMGAELPSSPLAIEYVNDFDLMKFEVKKEPPEAERFCHRLPPGSLSSTPLSTPCSSVPSSPSFCAPSPGTGGGGAGGGGGASQAGGAPGPPSGGPGAVGGTSGKPALEDLYWMSGYQHHLNPEALNLTPEDAVEALIGSGHHGAHHGAHHPAAAAAYEAFRGPGFAGGGGADDMGAGHHHGAHHAAHHHHAAHHHHHHHHGGAGHGGGAGHHVRLEERFSDDQLVSMSVRELNRQLRGFSKEEVIRLKQKRRTLKNRGYAQSCRFKRVQQRHILESEKCQLQSQVEQLKLEVGRLAKERDLYKEKYEKLAGRGGPGSAGGAGFPREPSPPQAGPGGAKGAPDFFL